The following is a genomic window from Vitis vinifera cultivar Pinot Noir 40024 chromosome 6, ASM3070453v1.
GGTTGGATTGTCAAGATTTGTTGAGCACTTTTGTGGATTGAcaaaatttgaaggattttgAGAAGAGAGTTTGCCAGTCATATTTGCCAAATGCAAATACAAAAGagtttaagaacaaaaaaaaaaaaaaaaaaaacgagacgAAGACGTTAAAGAGATTTTGcagaaaatgcaagaagaaTAGAGAGTCCAGAAACTTAAtggtgctctgataccatattgGTTAGAACCAATTCTTCTTGTTATTACTGAATAAGAATCATACACAGATGCATACAAGGTTGTTACCAAATTAGGCTGAGATTCAGGCTCAAACCAAGCTGAGATTCTACAACTTTCTAGCTATAATACAACTGTCctataaagaataatatttttgacTAATCTAACATCTAAGTACTAGGAATATACATggtaacaaaataacaattaattaGATCTCTGAAATTAAGGAATTGTGCAGATTTCTAACACATTCTTTGGGTATCCATGTTGAAAAGTAGACTAAATCACTGGAGTAGATAAGAGAAGCAAGTTTTATTAGATTAATGATCATTAAAATTCTTTAAGAAGCTGAAAATCCTGCATGCAGAATTGTGTGCAATTGGGAAATCTTTCCTACTTGAAATTCTGCAGAGCCTGGGGAAAGCTCGTTTGATAAGTTGATTACCCCACCAAAAATCCTTCCTCATATGAATCCTAGAATTTGTGATTTGAGTCAGGAATAGTTTCTTGCCAGCTGaactataaaattttaatttatcattctTCTTATTGTAGTTGACTGAGCCCAATAGTTAAATTGGCTGAACCCATAATAATTCAACTTGGATAAATATTATGTTGGTGTGAAATATATAATTCAAGATCTTTGATGTTATATTGACGTGAATGCtcaaacaaatcaaaataaatatttagtaCTCTCTCAGATCTTAGTGGGGATAAAGCTTTTGGATCTGATGGCTTCTCTATGGGTTTTTGGCAATTTGGTTGGGATTTTTTGAAGGAAGAAATTATGGGGTTTTTTAAGGACTTTCATGAATGGGGCAGGTTTGTGAAGAGTATTAACTCTTTTATGGTGttaattcctaagaaagggggtGTTGAAGACCTTAAGGATTTTAGGCCTACAAGCTTGGTGGGTAGCCTTTACAAGTTGTTAGCTAAAGTGTTAGCTAATAGGCTAAAGAAGGTGGTGGGAAATGTGGTATCCATgtcccaaaatgcttttgtggagggtaAGCAAATCCTTGATGCCTCTTTGATTGCCAATGAGGCTATTGATTTGTTGTAGAAAGGCAATGGTAGTGGTATCATGTGCAAGCTTGATATTGAGAAGGCATATGACCATGTAAATTGGAATTTCCTATTTTGGTTGCTAGAAAAGATGAGATTTGGTTCTAAGTTGATCAGTTGGATTCAATGGTGTATTTCTATAGTGAGCTTCTCTGTCCTTATCAATGGAACTCCTTTTGGTTTTTTCCAAAGTTTTAGGGGTTTGAGGCAGGGGGACCCTTTATCCCCTTACCTTTTTGTGATTGTCATGGAGGCCCTCAGTTGTTTGTTGAAGAGAGTTAAGGAGGGAGGCTTTTTGTTGGGATGGTGGTTCAATAGTAGAGAAGTAGGAGTGGAAATCTCTCACTTGTTGTTTGCATATGACACTTTAGTCTTCTGTGAGCCTTCTCTAAATTAGTTGACTTATTTGAGTTGGTTACCTATGTGATTTGAGGCGATGTCAGGGTTGAGGgtaaatttggagaaaagtaaGCTAGTTCTAGTGAGGAGAGTGGACATTGTAGCAGACTTGGCTCAAGAGTTTGGTTGCAAGATTAGTGTGTTCCCATCTTCTTATTTGAGTCTTCCCTTAGGTGCTCATTTTAAGGATGTGGTAGTTTGGGATGGAATGGAGGAGAGGCTTTGGAAAAGACTattgatttggaaaagacaatatatttccaaaggaggTAGGCTTACCTTAATTCGGAGCAGCACTCTATTTGGTatgtctatttattttatatctctATTTTGTATTCCAAGGAAAGTCAGATTGAGGTTGGAGCAGATCTAAAGAGATTTTCTTTAAGGAGGAGGGGCCCTTGAGAGGAAGCCTCATTTAGTAAGTTGGTCTATTGTTTGCTTAGATAAACATAAGGGTGATTTAAGAGTGAGGAATTTAGCTTTGCTCAATAATGCCCTTTTGTGTAAATGGAGTTGGCATTTTGCATTGTAGAGGGAGACTTTTTGGAGGCAAGTTATTTGTGGGATGTATGGGGAAGAAGTGGGTGGGTGGTGTTCTTGTGAAGCGAGGGAAAGGTTTGGGGTAGGTTTGTGGAAAGCCATTAGGAGAGAATGGGATGTGATAGGTGGCAATATGGCTTTTTCTGTGGGGAATGGGAGGAGGGCTAGATTTTAGAAGGATAGGTGGTGTAGTGACGATCCTTTAAGCACCTCTTTTCCCTCCTTATTTGCTATATCCTCATCCAAGGAGGCTTGGGTGGAAGATGTTTGGAACCTCTCTGAAGGGGGGAGTTTAGCATCCTCGTTTTTTTAGGCGGCTCAACGATTAGGAGATGGTTGATGTGGAGCGTTTTTTTCAGTGATTGCAATGAAGAAGGTTGTGTGGAGATGTGGAAGATTAGGTGGTTTGAACAAAGTCTAAGGATGGTAAATTTAATGTCAAATCTCTCTATAAGGCGGCCTTAGAACTGGAACGACAAGGGGATTTTCCTACTAGTGTAATTTGGAACTTATGGGTGCCCCGAGGGTGAGCTTTTTTTACTTAGAAGGCTACTTGGAATAAGGTCTTAACCTTGGATTGGATTCAGATGAGAGGGTGACCTTTGGCTAATAGATGTTACTTGTCTCTTTCAGAGGAAGAGTCTCTTGATCATATCCTCTAGCATTATGATATGGCAAGGAGTCTTTGgcatttgttgttttctttgtttaggGTGTCGTGGGTGCTTTTGTCACTGGTTAGAGAGATGTTGTTAGGTTGACATGGTTATTTTGTGGGTAAGAAGATGAAAAAAGTATGGTGAGCTGCTCCcttatgccttttttggacaatttggaaggaaagaaatagtagGACATTTGAAGATGAGGGTCATTCGGTACAAGGGTGTAAATCTTATTTCCTTTGTAACCTTTGGGCATAGGCTAAGGGGTTTTTAGCTGTCGGCCCTTCTTCCGTTGTTGAGTTTGTAGATTGGTTGTGCTTTGTTTGAGGGGGTGTTGTTTTTTTTACTCTCTTGTTTTTTTGTGGCGCTCTTAAGCAtcctttgtatacttcctgtgtaCTTTGAGGCGCTTTTCTGGAGTGCCTTGTTTTAATATATTGCTTTTTACccatccaaaaaaataaaataaaataaaataaaaataagaataatgcAAACAAGATAGAAAACAATAGATATCATATATAATGAACCAAATTTTTACATCATGTCACcacttttaagggctctatcttaGAAATATCAACCATGTTTCTCAAACCCATTTCATGACAAGCCTATCTGTTACTTGGATAACTTTTAGAGATTGCTTCAACGCCTCAAGGTCTGTGTAaacttttttcattattatttgagATCTAAATCTGTAAGCCACTTGCCCTACTAGGAGTGTAAGTGGGCCtgcaaatattaaaaagatgtGCATGCAAGTCATCATCACTATTTGACTTGAACATTCAAAAGCAATGCATCCCCATATCTAAATCTTTCAAAAGAATTTGTCAATACACTAATTTCCTCATAGATTGGATGTTGTATCATTTATTTGCTTACTTAAGAGATAAATAGACATTCATACATCTATAGATGTGGTATCAACCAATCAGTAAATGGCTTTTCTGAAAGGAAGTTCCTTtacttttctttatatatatatatatatatatatataatatttctttCAATTCTTTCAATATGTTTTGGTCATTATGAAGATTGATAACCTATCCACCACTTGTTAATGTTAGTGACTTCTctaaagaatgatttttttttttcataattatctGTGATTATATATTTGGTGTTTGACATTATAAACAAGTTAATGACGGTATTTATTATGATTAGGTGGCAcaaaatgtgttttttgtgaCAATGGCAAGATGAAGCAAGAAACAGGTTTGGTTGACTGTAAGGTGTGCAAGGGAGCAGGTACTATTTTCTAACTGTTGGATATTTCTATAGTAGTTATAAAAGATGAGACTATTATATATCCATTTGAAAATGGTCCATCCCATTATGTTTCGTGTTGCTTTTAGAATGAAGCCATCATGTTTCTTCCTAGTAATTTATgagtcttttgtttttttttttcttttgggtttaaTGTTAGACTATTTATGACTTTGATTATTGACCATATTTTCTAAGAAGAGTTTTGACCGctactttttatgttttcaaaaccgGATTGATCattgaaccaaaaaagttaTCGGTTCATGGTTTATTGATCGGACCGGTGATCGAGTCGGTGacgttataaatatataatttatatattattaaaatttaaaataattattaaaataaaaataataatttatatattatttaaaaattaaaattttaattgaaaatcagaaaattagttttaaattagaaatttaaattaaaatcagaattttaatttaaaatttgaattttagaatttttaaatcaaaaacttattttaaaattagaaatttatttaaattataatgttttcattaatttaaattaaaatgacaatttttaaaactcataaagtaaaaaaataaccaatataaaataaaatagataataatggagatgaggtaaaaaaataaaaaaaaataaaaaaaataatttgaaaatgaaggGGAGAGATGGACGGGCAAAAAGGAAAAGGTGGGATGCATCGTGCGGGGCTGGAAGGTTGGTGGGAGGGGGGGAGCAATGGTGGCAACTAGAAatggaaagggaaaaaaatctgGAAATGAATGGGGAAAAGGGGCGGGCAAAAGGAAGAGGAGGaggtgggtgggtgggtgggtggggGGTGCTGCGAGGGGCTGGAAGAATGAAGGTTTGGCAGGGGGTGGGGCACCAACTGGAAATGGAGAAGGGGGGTAGGGCGGGGGACTGGGAAGAAGGAAGGGGAAGGGAAAGGTGCAGGGGGGCTGCGTGGGGCTAAGAAGGAAGGAACGGGTGGGGGGCTGCGGTTGAGGCAGGTTGGATGGGAGGAGGATAACTGTTTGGTTCACCCGAAATTGGCCAGGTCAGCTAGTTCACCTGTTCGACCGCCGGTTCTGGTGGTTCGACGCCAGTTTGAAGGATCTCTGGTTCAAATGGCCGAACCGGACCGGATTGGTGGCCGGCCGACAGTCGAACCAGTCAGTCTGGTctggtttttaaaacaatgcTATTTATGACTTTGATTATTAACCATATTTTCTAAGAAGAGTTTTGACTGCTACATTTTTTGTGAAtgtatccaaaaaaaaaaaaagaaaaaaaaaaggtgatacAAAGGAAATTAAGGACTTTAGACCTAATTTAGTGGGAGGAATATATAAACATTTGGCTGATTGGTTGAAGTTGGAATAATTGTCTTGgaactttaaaatttatttatcaaggATAGACAAATCCTTGGTGCCGTCCTTATTATGATGAAAGATATAAATTCTACAATTAAGAGCACTAAGGCAGGTTTGGTTTGCAAGTTGAATATTGAGAAAGCATAAAACCAGGTTTTTGGGATTTCTTAGTagatatacatacatatatatatatatatatatatatatatatatatatatattaatttattaagatgGGTTTTGATGAGAGGTGGTTTCTTGAATCAATGGGGAATGGATAGAGGAGGCATTTTAAGGAATAATTGGCAGGCATATGTTTCTCATAAAAGGGTCTGAGTTACTGCTTATTGAAGTTTAGAAGGCAGCATCAGTTATTAGAACCTGAATAACTTTAGGAACTTCCATGTTTAGGGTAGCTCGAGATGGTGATGCCTTTCTTGGCTTGTATCCATAGATGTTGTATTATGGAGGACAGGGATGATTCACTCTGTTGGAAAAGGTTCAAGATGTACATGAGATGAAAAGCACTGGAGTCAAAATTTGGTCAAGTATGTCAAATTCATATTAGAAGTGATTGATGGGGAACAGTGAATAGGGGCGGATGATCTACAATTGCCAGTGTCTTGGATTGATGATGCCAAGGCTGAAGTCTAAGATCCTTGGATAAACTTGGTAATCCAAgattttgtattgttttttattGGGGGAGGTGGTGCTTGTGAAGCAGTTTGGGGAAGACTCCCCCATATTGATGGTAGGGCCATGGTGAATTGTTGTCATCTATGTAGGAAGGAGCAGGAATCTGGTAAtcatattttcttccattggtAGAATGCAAATGCCTTATGGCCCCCTTGTTCTCGCCATTTGGCATCTTGTGGGGATTGCCGTTCTCAGTGAGCGAACGAAAAAGCCATTGAATTATGCCCCTCATTTCATTAGGCCAAGGGGGGAACTCATCTTTCCATGACCTTGTAGAAATTTTAGTACTAGACTAATTTTGTCGgcctttgtttttgtttttggctttttcgttttccttttcttttgggTTGTTTCTATGTATACATCCCATGGAGTAGGGTCCGCCTGCTATTAGTGCATTTCTTTTAATAACATTCTATCTATGGAAGTATCATGATAATAGAAAGCCACTGGTGTGTTCTCCATGCAATGTTTCAGAATGGAATAATTCATCTCTTGGAACCTTACTGTTCATTTAGATTATATTATGTTGGGTCCGACCATTGAGTTTACCTTGTTTCTTAAGTTCAATTCCATCATTCATTTTTCTCACCCGCTTATTGGTGTTGTTTCTCTCTAGGATTGATATTCTGCAAGAGATGTGGAGGTTCAGGGTACTCTAAACGCTTATAAACTGTGGCTCAAAATTTCTCATTTCTGTCGTGATTCCCTTTTGTTTCAACCCCTAAGCTAATTTTGCTGAAGCTTTAATTCTTTTGTTTACAATATTTCTAATGGGCTGGAagtaatgaaaattgtaaagttgaatctctctctccctctgtctctctctctctctctgtgcaAAATGGAAAATTGTTATTTACAGAGAGGAGGGCTTTAGAAAATTCATCTTCCTACGCGGGTACGAGGAGCGAGAATGATCacttcattccttttttttttttttccatcctcGTCTATTGGCATATTTTGAAACTTCAAGTAATGATGGAAATGGAATAATCCTTTTTCATGTTTagataattcaaataattatagGAATGAAATCGGGAATGATtccaaatgaaatgaattttcacTTATAAGTAGGATTTCAATTCATACCTTGTCCGggatattttcatttataagtgcaagttaattttaaaaacattttttaaaaataaagaaaattaaaaactattttggataaattgtttttaaaaaacaatttttattttgatttcctaaaaaaaaaaattttaattcaattatatgatataaattaaatttaattctaagtcttattaaaaatattttttaaattataaataaaataaaaaataattttaataaaatatgaataataatattataataaaattataaattatatttttatgaatattatagaaatatggatattaatcgttgatttattttattaaaaataaataataataatttaaaattaataattattaatattattttattttaaatgaatttaaaaataaatcaaatttaattttttaaggtatgaatgaatcaaaattttcattacctGCCTGCATTTACTACTATCCTGGCCaatggattttgaaagtttttatttaatttataattaattaattagtattttgaattttaaattatttttaaaattttaaaagtttattaaagaatttaaagtattaattatgtctattatttttttttcaaattatttttaaatattattaaacttattatacatttttaaaaattgtttctccaTAACAATTACTAAATAGGagtattaaatttcaaaaataattttatttgtaaattataggttcaaatagatttttattattattagaaaaaaaaaactgtcaatgatgattttttttaaaataaaaataaaaattattttaaaccatgAATATAATATGAAAGGATTAAATAACATTCagatatatattaattttatttgaagtaGGACTTACAATCACTACACATCACGTAGTGCCACATTAATTAGAATTTTCAATTACGAATCGTTTAATGATCAACATCAACTTATTTGCAGCCTCCGAGGTAGGAAAAATAGTGAAGAATCCGTGCTGTTGCCCTTCAAATTCAACGTACTCGACCTTCTTTTCCCACTGTTTGAGCCTCTTTGCATAATCCTCAGCCCGGTCTTTCAAAAGATCGCTTCCCCCAGCAACCACTAGAATGGGGAGGAGATCCACTGGTTCAAGACTGGGGCTAAGAGGCCCAAACGGGTTCACCAATGGATTGTCAGTGGTATCACCAGTAGGTATAGATAACCTCCAGAACCtgcaataattttattcatcgTTCAGGATCTCATCATCAAGCAGAGCTTAAATAATACTAGGCTAGAGTTGAAGATACCTGTCAATCAGCTCCAGATTCAGAAAGGCGTCTTTAGGTCCCTCAGCCTCCGACTTGGTCCTCACTGTCCCACCAAAAAATGGGGCCAACAACACATAACCTCTCACCCCAACCGGCACCAACTCCAACGATCCCAGCTGAACCGCCAAGTGATGGGCGATGTTACCTCCTGCCGAGTCTCCAGAAATGAAAACTCGCCCAAAATCGGCTACCTCGGTTAACCAGGTATCAGGGTTCTCAGCCAAAGCTTGAGCTTGGAGCCACTTCACAGCCTTGTACCCATCCTCGATGGCAGCCGGTAGCCGATTCTCAGGAGCGAGTCGATAGTCAGGTGAGATAACAACCGCTTGAAGCTCAGACGCAAGGCGGAAACAGTAGTTTTGGCAGTTGGGCCATGTGCGGGACCCAATGCAGAAGCCGCCTCCATGTATGTAGTAGAATATGGGAAGCTTGGCGGAAGGGGAAGCCGGCTTGTAGAGCCGGAGCTGAAGGTCGTGCTGTGGGTCAAAAAGGACGTCCTTCCACAGGACAGAGCCATCATCGTGTACAGGGACGGCGAAGCTTGGCTGAGAGGAGCGGACTATGGAGCCGTCACTGTAAACTCGAAGAACCCCACGACACTCTTCAACCTCATAGGGAGAAGACATCTCTCTCACCTTGCCCGTGGGAAGATGCCTTTTGACGGGCTTTAAAGAAGGggaaatgagaaaacaaaaacaaggaaAGAGTCAAAAAAAGGGAACGTGGGAATAAGGTTTGTCACATAGTGCTTATTCTAATGCCATTCCATTGATTGGGTGTTTCTATTAATATATGAACTTAAATAAgcttttattttaaactatagtT
Proteins encoded in this region:
- the LOC100249629 gene encoding probable carboxylesterase 15, whose product is MSSPYEVEECRGVLRVYSDGSIVRSSQPSFAVPVHDDGSVLWKDVLFDPQHDLQLRLYKPASPSAKLPIFYYIHGGGFCIGSRTWPNCQNYCFRLASELQAVVISPDYRLAPENRLPAAIEDGYKAVKWLQAQALAENPDTWLTEVADFGRVFISGDSAGGNIAHHLAVQLGSLELVPVGVRGYVLLAPFFGGTVRTKSEAEGPKDAFLNLELIDRFWRLSIPTGDTTDNPLVNPFGPLSPSLEPVDLLPILVVAGGSDLLKDRAEDYAKRLKQWEKKVEYVEFEGQQHGFFTIFPTSEAANKLMLIIKRFVIENSN